A part of Desulfomicrobium baculatum DSM 4028 genomic DNA contains:
- a CDS encoding anaerobic ribonucleoside-triphosphate reductase activating protein yields the protein MTDTIPSWERVRGMVPVSLCDWPGKITCVLFAGGCNLRCPTCHNASLAWKWASLPNLNREVVLADLRRRKRWLDGITLSGGEPTCLTDLDDLLADLASTGLPVKLDSNGSAPGVLARVLEAGLVQSVAVDVKGPWSMYPELTGQAMDADAACDALGDVFDLAQAYPGRVYFRCTKVPSLTPEDLETTQAQMPQGLPLHFQEFVPPRSCDDFS from the coding sequence ATGACTGACACGATTCCTTCATGGGAACGCGTGCGCGGCATGGTGCCGGTGAGTCTTTGCGACTGGCCGGGCAAAATCACGTGCGTGCTTTTTGCCGGCGGCTGCAATTTGCGCTGTCCGACCTGCCACAACGCTTCCCTGGCCTGGAAATGGGCATCGCTGCCGAATCTGAACCGGGAGGTCGTTCTGGCCGATCTGCGTCGCCGCAAACGCTGGCTGGACGGGATCACCCTGTCCGGAGGAGAGCCGACCTGCTTGACGGACCTGGATGATCTGCTTGCGGACCTGGCCTCGACCGGCCTGCCGGTCAAGCTTGATTCCAACGGCTCCGCGCCGGGTGTCCTGGCACGTGTGCTTGAGGCCGGACTTGTCCAGTCCGTGGCCGTGGACGTCAAAGGACCCTGGTCAATGTATCCTGAACTGACCGGGCAGGCCATGGACGCCGATGCGGCCTGTGACGCGCTGGGAGATGTTTTCGATCTGGCCCAGGCGTATCCCGGCCGGGTCTATTTTCGCTGCACCAAGGTGCCGAGCCTGACTCCCGAGGATCTGGAGACCACCCAGGCCCAGATGCCGCAAGGGCTGCCTTTGCATTTCCAGGAATTTGTGCCTCCTCGAAGCTGTGACGATTTTTCCTGA
- a CDS encoding ribonucleoside triphosphate reductase, producing the protein MPQQIVKRDGRVESWSVDRIAQAILKSLNASGIKDPILAKRLAGKVESKLEAEAMPEQELVQDTVEQVLMESRLYQVARRYIVYREKRRAIRSQTETFLDVTETIDSYLDKSDWRVSENANMAHSFQGLMLHLSGSVQARYSLEKYPEEVRQAHEHGYFHIHDLSFGLAGYCAGWSLRDLLLEGFNLEGRCSSGPPKHFDAALGQMVNFLGTLQNEWAGAQAFNNVDTYLAPLVRHDSLTYDEVKQAMQKFVFNLNTTSRWGGQSPFTNLTFDLAPPAHIASEAVIIGGKLQDSTYGEYAAEMEMINRAFLEVMLVGDYHGRIFSFPIPTYNITPDFPWETEVGELLLKLTAKYGVPYFQNFINSDLKPEDVRSMCCRLQMDLRELRKRTGGLFGAGDLTGSIGVVTLNLPKLAYLAQGEEDFLDLVGEYASLAKDSLEFKRKMVTDNMDKGMFPFSSRYLKNGFRSHFSTIGILGGHEACLNLLGKGIDTEAGTRLMIRTLEHLREITVRFQEETGSLYNLEATPAEGTSYRLAKIDKKLYADIQASGNGVPYYTNSTLLPVGHTTDIFSALEHQNRLQPMYTGGTVFHSFLGESVPDTQALKAFLVRALTETKIPYVSITPTFSICKDHGYLTGEQITCPNCGQETEVYTRVVGYYRPVKMWNRGKQSEYKDRVEYSQASCFGQ; encoded by the coding sequence ATGCCTCAGCAGATTGTGAAACGTGATGGACGTGTTGAATCCTGGTCTGTGGACCGGATTGCCCAGGCAATTTTGAAATCCCTCAACGCCAGCGGCATCAAGGATCCCATCCTGGCCAAGCGTCTGGCCGGAAAGGTCGAGTCCAAACTTGAAGCCGAGGCCATGCCCGAGCAGGAGCTGGTTCAGGACACCGTCGAGCAGGTCCTCATGGAGTCCCGGCTTTATCAGGTCGCACGGCGCTACATCGTGTACCGCGAGAAGCGCAGGGCCATCCGCAGCCAGACGGAAACCTTTCTGGACGTGACCGAGACCATCGACAGCTACCTGGACAAATCCGACTGGCGCGTCAGTGAGAACGCCAACATGGCCCACTCCTTCCAGGGACTGATGCTGCATCTGTCCGGTTCCGTGCAGGCCCGTTACTCCCTGGAGAAATATCCCGAGGAAGTGCGGCAGGCCCACGAGCACGGCTATTTTCACATCCACGACCTGTCTTTTGGCCTGGCCGGCTACTGCGCGGGCTGGTCCCTGCGCGACCTTTTGCTGGAGGGCTTCAATCTCGAAGGGCGCTGCTCTTCCGGGCCGCCCAAGCATTTTGATGCGGCCTTGGGACAGATGGTCAATTTTCTTGGCACGTTGCAGAACGAATGGGCCGGCGCCCAGGCCTTCAACAACGTGGACACGTATCTGGCCCCGCTGGTCCGCCATGACAGCTTGACGTACGACGAGGTCAAACAGGCCATGCAGAAGTTCGTGTTCAACCTGAACACGACCTCGCGCTGGGGTGGGCAGAGTCCGTTCACCAACCTGACCTTCGACCTGGCCCCGCCTGCGCATATCGCCTCGGAGGCGGTCATCATCGGCGGCAAGCTGCAGGACAGCACCTACGGCGAGTATGCGGCCGAAATGGAGATGATCAACCGGGCCTTCCTGGAGGTCATGCTGGTCGGCGATTATCACGGACGGATTTTTTCCTTCCCCATTCCGACCTACAACATCACCCCGGATTTTCCCTGGGAAACGGAGGTTGGCGAGCTGCTCCTCAAGCTCACGGCCAAATACGGTGTCCCGTATTTTCAGAACTTCATCAATTCCGACCTGAAGCCCGAGGACGTGCGTTCCATGTGCTGCCGCCTGCAGATGGACCTGCGCGAGCTGCGCAAACGCACGGGCGGTCTTTTCGGCGCAGGGGATCTGACGGGCTCCATCGGTGTGGTGACGCTTAATCTGCCCAAGCTGGCCTATCTGGCCCAGGGCGAGGAAGACTTCCTGGATCTGGTGGGCGAGTATGCCTCGCTGGCCAAGGACTCTCTTGAATTCAAGCGCAAGATGGTCACCGACAACATGGACAAGGGCATGTTCCCTTTCTCCAGCCGCTATCTTAAAAATGGTTTTCGCAGCCATTTCAGTACGATCGGAATCCTTGGCGGCCACGAAGCCTGCCTGAATCTGCTGGGCAAAGGTATCGATACCGAGGCCGGGACGAGGCTCATGATCCGCACCCTGGAACATCTGCGCGAGATCACGGTGCGTTTTCAGGAAGAGACGGGCAGCCTCTACAACCTTGAAGCCACTCCGGCCGAAGGGACCAGCTACCGTTTGGCCAAGATCGACAAAAAACTGTATGCGGACATCCAGGCCTCTGGAAACGGGGTCCCCTACTATACCAACTCGACCCTGCTTCCGGTGGGGCATACCACAGACATTTTTTCCGCTCTGGAGCACCAGAACCGGCTGCAGCCCATGTATACCGGCGGCACTGTGTTCCACAGTTTCCTGGGTGAGTCCGTGCCGGACACTCAGGCTTTGAAGGCGTTTCTGGTGCGCGCCCTGACCGAGACCAAGATCCCCTACGTGTCCATCACGCCGACCTTTTCGATCTGCAAGGATCACGGCTACCTGACAGGCGAGCAGATCACCTGCCCGAACTGCGGCCAGGAGACGGAAGTGTACACCCGCGTGGTGGGCTACTACCGCCCGGTCAAGATGTGGAATCGCGGGAAGCAGTCGGAGTACAAGGATCGCGTGGAGTATTCCCAGGCCTCCTGCTTCGGGCAATAA
- a CDS encoding FlgO family outer membrane protein → MIRRALFLIFLLCALPVSGKAQCGASRIDMLCDALTASLISNLQVRLDRSGLIMTAPFADLHDVTTTSPLGRILAEEMGNSLTNHGYRLADTRVFMPTPYSLKQQGETALSSAPDQAGATNGLQTMLTGTYALVDGGLRISARLVQPADHAVLATASCRLRVTEEIRALLTASSPAPAAPALPAVLLDLKTKADAKRVQQALAAQGLYKGKIDGIWGKRSRAALARFRASMAMPATSNWDPATQAALLPAS, encoded by the coding sequence ATGATCCGCCGAGCGCTCTTCCTGATTTTTCTGCTGTGCGCCCTGCCTGTCTCCGGGAAGGCGCAATGCGGCGCGTCGCGCATCGACATGCTGTGCGACGCCCTGACTGCGAGCCTGATCTCCAACCTGCAAGTCCGCCTGGACCGCTCCGGGCTGATCATGACCGCGCCCTTCGCGGACCTGCACGACGTCACGACCACATCCCCCCTGGGGCGGATCCTGGCCGAGGAGATGGGCAACTCCCTCACCAATCATGGGTACCGCCTGGCGGACACCCGCGTGTTCATGCCCACGCCCTACTCATTAAAGCAGCAGGGCGAGACGGCCCTTTCCTCCGCGCCTGATCAGGCAGGAGCCACGAACGGACTGCAGACCATGCTGACCGGAACCTATGCCCTGGTCGACGGGGGCCTGCGCATCTCTGCGCGTCTGGTCCAGCCTGCGGACCACGCGGTCCTCGCCACCGCCAGTTGCCGCCTGCGCGTGACTGAAGAGATCCGCGCACTGCTCACCGCCTCTTCGCCCGCCCCCGCAGCCCCTGCACTCCCGGCCGTGCTCCTCGATCTCAAGACCAAAGCCGACGCCAAACGCGTGCAGCAGGCCCTGGCCGCGCAGGGGCTCTACAAAGGAAAAATCGACGGCATCTGGGGCAAGAGATCGAGGGCCGCCCTGGCACGCTTCCGCGCATCCATGGCCATGCCGGCCACTTCGAACTGGGATCCGGCCACCCAGGCCGCCCTGCTGCCCGCTTCCTGA
- a CDS encoding FlgO family outer membrane protein: MSKLTLLFFCVFISGCVQLPPFYEVGSRAKTPPLIPLSYKAGDHLHRQLAGSGVAGYPMLAASFVDSTDVENTNDLGRLLSEQVSSRLSQLGYSVTEVQLRSDELRVLPEGGVLALSRDLSRINTDVQAYSVLVGTYTVIERQIYVNARVLRTGDGVALASSDFTLPYVRPKKAVTSGSPVRASVKTSLD; the protein is encoded by the coding sequence ATGTCCAAGCTCACTCTCCTGTTTTTTTGCGTTTTCATCAGCGGATGCGTTCAGCTGCCCCCCTTTTATGAAGTGGGCTCGCGCGCCAAGACGCCGCCGCTCATCCCGCTGTCCTACAAGGCGGGAGATCACTTGCACCGGCAGCTTGCCGGCAGCGGAGTCGCGGGCTATCCGATGCTTGCGGCATCCTTCGTTGACTCGACCGATGTGGAAAATACCAATGATCTCGGGCGGCTTCTCTCGGAACAGGTTTCGTCTCGCTTGAGTCAGCTCGGGTATTCCGTGACCGAGGTCCAGTTGCGTTCCGATGAGTTGCGGGTGCTGCCCGAAGGAGGCGTACTCGCTCTTTCCCGGGATTTGTCACGGATCAACACCGATGTGCAGGCCTATTCCGTACTGGTCGGAACCTATACGGTCATCGAGCGCCAAATTTACGTCAACGCCCGGGTGCTGCGTACGGGCGACGGAGTGGCTCTGGCCTCTTCGGATTTCACCCTGCCCTATGTGCGTCCCAAGAAAGCCGTAACCAGCGGGTCGCCGGTTCGGGCTTCCGTCAAGACCAGCCTAGATTGA
- a CDS encoding substrate-binding domain-containing protein encodes MKKLLVLIVLMAVPCLGLAQDKVLSMSTTTSTQSSGLLDILLPEFKKDTGIEVKVLAKGTGAAIRDGVDGNVDVIFVHDPAREEKFVADGFGTKRYYVMYNDFLLIGPEADPAGAKSGDATEAMKKIAMSQAVFVSRGDDSGTHAKEQELWKSSGLPLKEEDTVFKSKSKEVTFKTVHPEGMKNYMSIGQGMGKTLTFAEEKQGYTITDRGTYVQYKYGRPEGLDLVPISEGDKTLFNPYGVIPVNPEKHPHVRFDLADTFAKWLVSERGQKVIGDYKLLDKQLFFPDAK; translated from the coding sequence ATGAAGAAACTTTTGGTGTTGATTGTTTTGATGGCGGTGCCGTGTCTGGGCCTGGCCCAGGACAAGGTGCTCAGCATGTCCACCACGACCAGCACGCAGTCTTCCGGTCTGCTTGATATTCTGCTTCCGGAGTTCAAGAAGGACACGGGAATTGAGGTCAAGGTTCTGGCCAAGGGTACGGGTGCGGCCATCCGCGATGGCGTGGACGGGAATGTGGACGTGATCTTCGTGCATGATCCGGCCCGCGAGGAAAAATTCGTGGCCGACGGGTTCGGGACCAAACGCTACTACGTCATGTACAATGATTTTCTGCTCATCGGACCCGAGGCGGACCCGGCCGGGGCCAAGAGTGGCGACGCGACTGAAGCCATGAAGAAGATCGCCATGTCGCAGGCTGTGTTCGTGTCCCGTGGCGATGACAGCGGCACCCACGCCAAGGAACAGGAACTGTGGAAGTCCAGCGGGTTGCCCTTGAAGGAAGAGGACACCGTCTTCAAGTCCAAGAGCAAGGAAGTGACCTTCAAAACCGTCCATCCGGAAGGGATGAAGAATTACATGTCCATCGGCCAAGGCATGGGCAAGACGCTCACCTTCGCCGAGGAGAAGCAAGGCTATACCATCACGGATCGCGGCACCTACGTTCAGTACAAGTACGGCCGTCCGGAGGGGCTGGATCTTGTGCCCATAAGTGAAGGCGACAAGACGCTCTTCAATCCTTACGGCGTTATCCCGGTCAATCCGGAAAAGCACCCCCATGTCCGTTTCGACCTGGCCGACACCTTCGCCAAGTGGCTGGTGTCCGAGCGCGGTCAGAAGGTCATCGGCGACTACAAACTCCTTGACAAGCAGCTCTTCTTTCCAGACGCAAAGTAG
- a CDS encoding ABC transporter permease translates to MFFDSLWAALKLLFEFDAELLHIVGVSLNVSFWSTAAACILGVPAGFLIGVGRFRAKQAVITFFNTMLALPTVVIGLLVYSLLSRRGVFASLGWLYTQKAMIFGQIILITPIVIAFTIAAVGRIDDRYRRTALTLGASPWQVALVVLREARFSIMAAIVAAFGRVISEIGISMMLGGNAKGFTRTMTTAMALEYDKGEFVLALGLGIVLLAISLAVNVLLGYAQGRTQR, encoded by the coding sequence ATGTTTTTTGATAGTCTTTGGGCCGCGCTGAAGCTGTTGTTTGAGTTCGATGCCGAGCTCCTGCACATCGTCGGCGTGTCTTTGAACGTGAGCTTCTGGTCCACCGCGGCCGCGTGCATTCTTGGTGTTCCTGCGGGATTCCTGATCGGGGTCGGGCGTTTTCGCGCCAAGCAGGCCGTCATCACCTTTTTCAATACCATGCTGGCGCTGCCGACCGTGGTCATTGGCCTTCTGGTCTATTCCCTGCTTTCGCGGCGCGGCGTTTTCGCCTCCCTGGGCTGGCTGTACACGCAAAAGGCCATGATCTTCGGCCAGATAATCCTCATCACGCCCATTGTCATCGCCTTCACCATTGCCGCCGTGGGCCGCATCGACGACCGCTATCGCCGTACGGCGCTGACCCTTGGCGCTTCTCCCTGGCAGGTCGCGCTGGTGGTCCTGCGCGAGGCCCGTTTCAGCATCATGGCCGCCATCGTGGCCGCCTTCGGCCGTGTCATTTCGGAGATAGGCATCTCCATGATGCTCGGCGGCAACGCCAAGGGCTTCACCCGGACCATGACCACGGCCATGGCCCTCGAATACGACAAGGGCGAATTCGTCCTTGCCCTGGGCCTGGGCATTGTGCTGCTGGCCATCAGTCTGGCCGTGAACGTGCTGCTGGGCTACGCACAGGGGAGGACGCAACGATGA
- a CDS encoding energy-coupling factor ABC transporter ATP-binding protein — protein MSLFELRDVRVAYDGRVVLDLPRLNIEEGEAYSLQGPNGAGKSTLLGILSFLNAPHQGQVRFEGGPVFWKESALRALRRNVGLVEQHPVMFSRSVRENVGYGLTIRGVDKARRERLVDEALDLVGLAHLAGSYAPRLSGGETQRVAIARSLASRPKVLLLDEPTASVDTQNRVIIEQIVADLRDRGDTTIVLCTHNRSQAAALCPKVIYLEDGRLAARPLSNSYAGQFVDDNGQTWCRIAAGFRVPVPQCGPGRGRVVIEPGVVRLSVASAPGLNRGILTRVRLEGDMVSLSVDLGRPLHVQMGLKEFWGAGLEIGALVQAEIPAAAVECFTGS, from the coding sequence ATGAGTCTTTTCGAGCTGCGCGATGTGCGCGTTGCCTATGACGGCCGGGTGGTGCTCGATCTGCCGCGGCTGAATATCGAAGAGGGCGAGGCCTATTCTCTGCAAGGACCCAACGGGGCCGGAAAATCGACCCTGCTCGGCATCCTTTCCTTTTTGAATGCTCCGCATCAGGGCCAGGTCCGCTTCGAGGGCGGCCCCGTGTTCTGGAAAGAATCCGCGCTCCGAGCCCTGCGCCGCAACGTTGGGCTGGTGGAGCAGCATCCGGTCATGTTCAGCCGCAGCGTGCGCGAGAATGTGGGCTACGGGTTGACCATCCGAGGAGTGGACAAGGCCCGGCGCGAACGCCTGGTCGACGAGGCCCTTGATCTGGTGGGCCTTGCCCACCTGGCCGGCAGCTATGCTCCGCGCCTGTCGGGCGGAGAAACTCAGCGCGTGGCCATAGCCAGGTCTCTGGCCAGCCGTCCCAAGGTTCTGCTCCTGGACGAGCCCACGGCCAGTGTCGATACCCAGAACCGGGTCATCATCGAGCAGATCGTGGCCGATCTGCGCGACCGAGGTGATACCACCATCGTGCTCTGCACCCACAACCGCTCCCAGGCTGCGGCGCTGTGCCCCAAGGTCATTTATCTGGAAGACGGCCGTCTCGCCGCGCGTCCGCTGAGCAACTCCTACGCCGGGCAGTTCGTGGACGACAACGGACAGACCTGGTGCCGCATCGCTGCGGGCTTTCGGGTGCCGGTACCACAGTGCGGACCGGGCCGGGGCCGGGTGGTCATCGAACCGGGCGTGGTGCGCCTGAGTGTGGCGAGCGCACCCGGCTTGAATCGGGGAATATTGACCCGGGTTCGGCTTGAGGGCGATATGGTCAGCCTGAGCGTCGATCTGGGAAGGCCGTTGCATGTGCAGATGGGATTGAAGGAGTTTTGGGGCGCAGGCCTTGAGATCGGGGCGCTGGTTCAGGCGGAGATTCCGGCTGCGGCTGTGGAGTGTTTTACGGGGTCTTGA
- a CDS encoding Hsp20/alpha crystallin family protein, producing MSDLHLWHRAELGKLKQDMEELFDSFVRDFCSPLDLRLLRCEPDVRVVNEKDAIIVSAHVPGLDPRSIKVSVTGDRLAIAGEKVEEIRDGQALSISRQGFSSTVRLNAPVQADQVRATYSGGVLRIVLPRCTSCTSVQVSTEEHERGSNE from the coding sequence ATGTCCGATCTGCATTTGTGGCACCGCGCCGAACTCGGGAAGCTCAAACAGGACATGGAGGAGCTTTTTGATTCCTTTGTGCGCGATTTCTGCAGCCCCTTGGATTTGCGGCTCTTGCGTTGCGAGCCGGACGTGCGCGTGGTCAACGAAAAGGATGCCATTATCGTCTCGGCCCATGTGCCCGGCCTTGATCCACGTTCCATCAAGGTCTCCGTGACCGGCGACCGCCTGGCCATCGCCGGCGAGAAGGTGGAGGAAATCCGGGATGGGCAGGCCCTCAGCATTTCACGGCAGGGGTTTTCAAGCACGGTGCGCCTGAATGCCCCCGTGCAGGCGGATCAGGTCCGCGCCACCTATTCGGGTGGCGTGTTGCGCATCGTTTTGCCCCGGTGCACGAGCTGCACCTCCGTACAGGTGAGTACGGAAGAACATGAGCGAGGTAGCAATGAGTAA
- a CDS encoding Lon protease family protein, translating to MSKSLRLTPDQLRWTLDTSTLPFETTDELEPLDEILGQDRGVDALRFGIGIHRPGYNILVTGSPRTGRMDAVKKVLAKVVQDGKTPGDLCYLNNFKEPDAPILVRLGPGLGARLKKNMQQLVEELKKEVPKLFESSEYLARKNEINEVYEKKTASFFMNLEKQVKEAGFALVTFQGRQGQPPEVMPVVDGDPTPILKLEQMVEKGRFPREEFDRIKAKHLEIKTEIDSIFLQIRVLQKEIQEKNRQADKLMFSNLAGDLIAPLKADFACAELDGYFQHMIDDMVDNIAIFFTQEHPPQLPMGDPFEQYSVNVLVDNGEQQGPPVIIEEYPTYRNLFGSIERIVDRSGVWRTDFSRIKAGSFVRANGGYLVLNLLDAIMEPGVWQSLKRALKSRKMEIQTYDPFYLFTTSSMKPEPIEMDIKVIVLADTYLYHMLQHYDDDVSKIFKVRADFDSTMDKTGESVLRFARFVRTQVAEHGLRPFDRSAVAALVEEAVRMGGRQEKMAATFPKLTDLLMEADYFAGQEGRDTVLHGDVSQAIETRIHRSSLIEEKIQDMIDRGSIMIDTDGAKVGQINGLAVYNMGDVMFGKPSRITAATSMGKAGIINIEREAELSGSTHNKGVLILGGYLRKMFAQDKPLAVSASIAFEQSYSGVDGDSASSTEMYALLSSLAGVPIKQGIAVTGSVNQNGEVQAIGGVNHKIEGFFACCKAKGLTGTQGVIIPRANVLDLMLKTEVVEAVREGRFNIWPVSSIEEGIELLTGKKAGTQKKDGTYPKGSIYALVDQRLKDLAEGMIKFGKEDGKQEKA from the coding sequence ATGAGTAAATCGTTACGATTGACGCCCGACCAGCTACGGTGGACCCTCGACACCTCCACCCTCCCTTTTGAAACGACGGACGAACTCGAACCCCTGGACGAGATTCTGGGACAGGACCGGGGCGTTGACGCGCTCAGGTTCGGCATCGGCATCCATCGCCCGGGCTATAACATTCTGGTCACGGGTTCCCCGCGTACCGGGCGTATGGATGCGGTGAAGAAGGTGCTCGCCAAGGTCGTGCAGGACGGGAAGACCCCTGGCGACCTCTGCTATCTGAACAACTTCAAGGAGCCCGACGCGCCCATCCTGGTGCGCCTGGGGCCGGGCCTTGGCGCAAGGCTGAAGAAAAATATGCAGCAGCTGGTCGAGGAGCTCAAGAAAGAGGTGCCCAAGCTCTTCGAGAGTTCGGAATATCTGGCGCGCAAGAACGAGATCAACGAGGTTTACGAGAAGAAGACGGCCAGCTTCTTCATGAATCTGGAAAAGCAGGTCAAGGAGGCCGGTTTCGCCCTGGTCACCTTTCAGGGCCGCCAGGGGCAGCCGCCGGAGGTCATGCCCGTCGTCGACGGCGATCCCACCCCGATATTGAAGCTTGAGCAGATGGTTGAAAAGGGGCGTTTTCCCAGGGAGGAATTCGACCGCATCAAAGCCAAGCATCTTGAGATCAAGACCGAGATCGATTCCATTTTCCTGCAGATCCGGGTTCTGCAGAAAGAAATCCAGGAAAAGAACCGGCAGGCCGACAAGCTCATGTTCTCCAATCTTGCCGGCGATCTCATTGCGCCGCTCAAGGCTGATTTCGCCTGTGCCGAGCTGGACGGGTATTTTCAGCACATGATCGACGACATGGTCGACAACATTGCCATCTTCTTCACTCAGGAGCACCCGCCGCAACTGCCCATGGGCGACCCCTTCGAGCAGTATTCGGTCAATGTGCTGGTGGACAACGGCGAGCAGCAGGGCCCGCCGGTCATTATCGAGGAGTATCCGACCTACCGCAACCTGTTCGGCAGCATCGAACGCATCGTGGACCGCAGCGGGGTCTGGCGCACGGATTTTTCCCGCATCAAGGCCGGGTCTTTCGTGCGGGCCAACGGCGGATATCTGGTCCTGAATCTGCTTGACGCCATCATGGAGCCGGGTGTGTGGCAGTCTCTCAAGCGGGCGCTCAAAAGCCGCAAGATGGAGATCCAGACCTACGATCCCTTCTACCTGTTCACCACCTCTTCCATGAAGCCCGAGCCCATCGAGATGGACATCAAGGTCATCGTCCTGGCGGACACCTACCTGTACCATATGCTGCAGCATTATGACGACGATGTGTCCAAGATTTTCAAGGTCCGCGCGGACTTCGACTCCACCATGGACAAGACCGGCGAGTCCGTGCTCCGTTTCGCCCGTTTCGTGCGCACCCAGGTTGCCGAGCATGGCCTGCGGCCCTTTGATCGTTCCGCTGTGGCCGCGCTGGTGGAAGAGGCCGTGCGCATGGGCGGACGGCAGGAAAAAATGGCCGCGACCTTTCCGAAGCTGACCGACCTGCTCATGGAGGCCGATTATTTCGCCGGACAGGAAGGGCGCGATACGGTGCTGCATGGCGACGTGAGCCAAGCCATCGAGACCCGCATTCATCGGTCGAGCCTGATCGAGGAAAAGATTCAGGACATGATTGACCGCGGTTCGATCATGATCGATACCGACGGGGCCAAGGTCGGGCAGATCAACGGCCTGGCCGTCTACAACATGGGCGACGTGATGTTCGGGAAACCCAGCCGCATCACTGCAGCCACATCCATGGGCAAGGCCGGGATCATCAACATAGAGCGGGAGGCCGAGCTTTCGGGCAGCACCCACAACAAGGGTGTGCTCATCCTCGGCGGGTACCTGCGCAAGATGTTCGCTCAGGACAAGCCCCTGGCCGTGAGCGCGTCCATCGCTTTCGAGCAGAGCTATTCCGGGGTGGATGGCGACAGCGCCTCATCCACGGAAATGTATGCCTTGCTCTCGAGTCTTGCGGGGGTACCCATCAAGCAGGGCATCGCCGTGACCGGGTCCGTCAATCAGAACGGCGAGGTCCAGGCCATCGGTGGAGTCAACCACAAGATCGAAGGTTTTTTCGCCTGTTGCAAGGCCAAGGGCCTGACAGGGACGCAAGGAGTGATCATTCCCAGGGCCAATGTCCTGGACCTCATGCTCAAGACGGAGGTGGTCGAGGCTGTGCGCGAGGGGCGCTTCAACATCTGGCCCGTGAGCAGCATTGAGGAGGGTATCGAGCTTTTGACCGGCAAAAAGGCCGGCACGCAAAAAAAGGACGGCACCTACCCCAAAGGCAGCATTTACGCTCTGGTGGACCAGCGGCTCAAGGACCTGGCCGAGGGTATGATCAAATTTGGCAAGGAAGACGGAAAACAGGAAAAGGCCTGA
- the trxB gene encoding thioredoxin-disulfide reductase, with protein sequence MYDLIIVGGGPAGLSAGIYAMRAAMHTVLIEKGMPGGQIALTKDVENYPGIEEVGGFELCEKFLNHAKRYNLEIRENEVVSVEPGVDFHEVVLAGGERLHTHSVILAPGGSARKLGVPGEMEQYGKGVSYCATCDGFFFRGKTVVVVGGGDTALEDALYLSKICAKVYLVHRRDEFRGSRILQQRVFAEPRITLVLDSVLDDIAADDQGVTGVTVKNVKTEETHNVATDGVFIFVGFLPNNALVPAGVKMNAAGYVVTDEKCETSLPGIFAVGDVRQKYANQIVLAAADGCVAALAAAHYVETRKAQAARK encoded by the coding sequence ATGTACGATCTGATTATTGTTGGTGGCGGCCCGGCCGGACTTTCCGCCGGAATTTACGCCATGCGCGCGGCCATGCACACGGTTCTGATCGAAAAGGGCATGCCCGGCGGGCAGATCGCTTTGACCAAGGATGTGGAAAACTACCCGGGCATCGAGGAAGTCGGTGGCTTTGAGCTGTGCGAGAAATTCTTGAACCACGCCAAGCGCTACAATCTTGAAATCCGGGAAAACGAGGTGGTCAGCGTCGAACCCGGGGTGGACTTTCACGAGGTTGTGCTGGCCGGCGGAGAGCGTCTGCACACCCACTCCGTCATCCTCGCCCCTGGTGGTTCGGCCCGCAAGCTGGGCGTGCCCGGCGAGATGGAGCAATACGGCAAGGGCGTGTCCTATTGCGCCACCTGCGATGGTTTTTTCTTTCGCGGCAAGACCGTTGTCGTCGTTGGCGGCGGAGACACGGCCCTGGAAGACGCCCTCTACCTGTCCAAGATTTGCGCCAAGGTCTATCTGGTGCACCGCCGCGATGAATTTCGCGGCAGTCGAATCCTGCAGCAGCGGGTGTTTGCCGAGCCGCGCATTACCCTGGTCCTTGATTCCGTGCTGGACGACATCGCCGCCGATGATCAGGGCGTGACCGGGGTGACCGTCAAGAACGTGAAGACCGAAGAGACCCACAACGTCGCGACCGACGGCGTGTTCATCTTTGTAGGGTTCCTGCCCAACAATGCCCTTGTCCCTGCGGGCGTGAAGATGAACGCTGCCGGTTACGTTGTCACCGACGAGAAGTGCGAGACCAGCCTGCCCGGCATTTTCGCCGTGGGCGATGTGCGTCAGAAGTACGCCAATCAGATTGTCCTGGCCGCGGCCGACGGCTGCGTCGCCGCCCTGGCCGCCGCGCATTATGTGGAGACGCGAAAGGCCCAGGCTGCGCGCAAATAG